The following proteins are encoded in a genomic region of Saccharopolyspora antimicrobica:
- a CDS encoding pyridoxal-phosphate-dependent aminotransferase family protein encodes MTAGRHFLQIPGPTNVPDRILRAIAQPTIDHRGPAFAELALDVLHRVKPVFGTSGPVVIYPSSGTGAWEAALVNTLSPGDHVLAFETGHFATLWRDMAEGLGLVVDFVPGDWRHGVDPAVVAERLAADTQHRIAAVMVVHNETSTGVTSRVPEIRAAIDRAEHPALLLVDTISSLGSIDYRHDEWGVDVTVSCSQKGLMLPPGLGFNAISEKALAAAEGARLPKSYWNWAPFLEANERGYYPYTPPTNLLYGLREALVLLESEGLPAVFARHDRHAAATRAAVQGWGLEVLCADEREHSSALTAVLLDEEHDANKVRQIILDRFDMSLGAGLGKVSGRVFRIGHLGDFNDLTLAGTLSGVQMGLELAGIPIDPDGIRAALEVLRA; translated from the coding sequence GTGACCGCCGGACGGCACTTCCTGCAGATCCCCGGACCGACCAACGTTCCCGACCGGATCCTGCGCGCCATCGCGCAACCCACCATCGACCACCGCGGACCGGCCTTCGCCGAACTCGCGCTCGACGTCCTGCACCGGGTCAAGCCGGTGTTCGGCACCAGCGGTCCCGTCGTGATCTACCCGTCCTCGGGTACCGGGGCCTGGGAAGCGGCGCTGGTCAACACCCTCTCCCCCGGCGATCACGTGCTCGCCTTCGAGACCGGCCACTTCGCCACGCTGTGGCGCGACATGGCCGAGGGACTCGGGCTGGTCGTGGACTTCGTGCCCGGTGACTGGCGGCACGGCGTCGACCCGGCGGTGGTCGCCGAGCGGCTGGCCGCCGACACCCAGCACCGCATCGCCGCCGTGATGGTGGTGCACAACGAGACCTCCACCGGCGTCACCAGCCGGGTGCCGGAGATCCGGGCGGCCATCGACCGGGCGGAGCACCCCGCGCTGCTGCTGGTGGACACCATCTCCTCGCTGGGCTCCATCGACTACCGGCACGACGAGTGGGGCGTGGACGTCACGGTCAGCTGCTCGCAGAAGGGCCTGATGCTGCCGCCAGGACTGGGTTTCAACGCGATCAGCGAGAAGGCGCTCGCCGCCGCCGAAGGAGCACGGCTGCCGAAGTCGTACTGGAACTGGGCACCGTTCCTCGAAGCCAACGAGCGCGGGTACTACCCCTACACACCGCCCACCAACCTGCTCTACGGGCTGCGAGAAGCGTTGGTGCTGCTCGAATCCGAGGGACTGCCCGCTGTCTTCGCCCGGCACGACCGGCACGCCGCGGCGACCAGGGCCGCCGTGCAGGGCTGGGGCCTGGAGGTGCTGTGCGCCGACGAGCGCGAGCACTCCAGCGCGCTGACCGCGGTGCTGCTGGACGAGGAGCACGACGCGAACAAGGTCCGCCAGATCATCCTGGACCGCTTCGACATGTCGCTGGGCGCCGGGCTGGGCAAGGTCAGCGGCCGGGTGTTCCGCATCGGCCACCTCGGCGACTTCAACGACCTCACGCTGGCCGGAACCCTCTCCGGCGTCCAAATGGGACTCGAACTCGCCGGGATCCCCATCGACCCCGACGGGATCCGAGCCGCGCTAGAGGTGCTGCGCGCCTGA